DNA sequence from the Streptomyces canus genome:
GGCGCGCTCGTCGAAGGACGTCGTCCGATAGGTACGGAACGTCGCCTCGGCGAGCTGGAGCCTGCGTTCGATCTCCTCCTCGCCCATGGCCTCGTACGTCTTGAGCGTCTCGCCGTTCGCCGGGTTCACCGTCGCGATGGGCATGACCGACCTCCTGAAGAGCTGACTGTGCTTCGACCTTCCCGCGCGGCGGGGGCGACCGCAACGCGTGGGCGTCAGGCCGAGTGCTCAGCCAGCCGGTCGAGAAACGCGGCCTGCGCCTTGACGATCACGGCCCGGGCCCGGTCGAGGCCGCACCACTCCACCCGGTCCAGCTCGGGAAACTCCCGCGTCTGCCCGGACTTCGGTGGCCACTCCATGCTGAACAGGCCCGGAACCACCGTCGCCGGATCCAGGTCCGCCTCGATCGCCCACGCCGTGACGACCTTGCCGTTCGTCTGCCGGACTTCACCCAGCGCCACGGCCTCCCCGTCGGGCGGCGGCAGGCCGAGCTCCTCCTGGAACTCGCGGCGGGCCGCGTCCCAGGGCGACTCCGAGTCCGGCTCGTACTCGCCCTTCGGAACCGTCCACGCTCCCGCGTCCCGCCGGGCGAAGAACGGGCCACCCATATGGCCCAGCAATACCTCCAGGCCGTGATCGGTGTGCCGGAACAACAGCAGGCCCGCGCTGGTCTTCACGGCCTCACCTCGGGATGCGCGGCCAGTAGTGTCTCCACGGTGTCGGCCTCCTCGGGGCGCTTGTCCTCGCGGTAGCGGACCACGCGCGCGAAGCGGAGGGTGACTCCGGCCGGGTAGCGGGTCGACTTCTGGAGGCCGTCGTAGGCGATCTCGACGACGAGTTCGGGCCGTACGGTCACCACGTGACCGCTGCTGTCGGCGGCCAGCTCCTGGAGCCGTTCGGTCTGCCAGGTGAGCATCGCGTCGGTCATGCCCTTGAAGGTCTTGCCGAGCATGGCGAAGCCGCCGTCCGCCGTACGGGCACCGAGGTGCAGGTTGGAGAGCTTGCCGGTGCGGCGGCCGTGGCCCCACTCGGCGGCCAGCACCACCAGGTCGAGGGTGTGCACGGGCTTGACCTTCAGCCAGGAGGCGCCGCGCCGGCCCGCGCTGTAGGAGGCGTCGAGGGACTTCACCACGACGCCCTCGTGGCCGCGCCTCAGGGTCTCGGCGAGGAACTCCTCGGCCGCCACCAGGTCCTGCGGACCGGACACCAGCGTGCGCCGGACCCGCATCGGCTCGGGCACCAACCGGGCCAGCTCCGCGTGCCGTTCGGCGAAGGGCAGGTCGAGGAGGTCGCGGTCGTCGACGGACAGGGCGTCGAAGAAGACGGGGGAGACGGGGACCGTCTCGGCGGCCGTCGTCACGTCCACGCGGGAGCCGACCCGGCCCGCGGTCTCCTGGAAGGAACGGGGGCGCCCGTCCTCGTCGAACGCGATCACCTCGCCGTCCAGGATGAACCGCTCGCCCCTCAACCCCAGCGCGGCAGCCGTCAGCTCGGGCAGCCGGTCGGTGATGTCGTCGAGGGTGCGCGTGTACAGCCGTACGGCATCCCCGTCCCGGTGGATCTGGACGCGGATGCCGTCCAGCTTCTCCTCGACCGCGCAGGTGCCGAGCTTCTCGACCGCCTCGGCCACCGAGGAGGCGCTGTGCGCCAGCATCGGCAGGACCGGGCGGCCGACGGTGAGGCGGAAACGGTCCAGGGCGGACGGGCCGTCGGTGAGCAGGGTCTCGGCCACCGTCTGGAGGGAGCCCGCCAGCATCACGGCACGCCGTACGTCGGCCGGAGGCGCCTCCGTCGCCAGGGCGAGCCCCTCCGTGGCGACCGCGTCCAGCGCCCCCTGCCGTACCTCTCCGCTGATCAGCCCGAACAGGAACCGCTGTTCGTCCTCGGTGGCCGCGCCCAGCAACTCACCCACCAGCCGGGCGCGTTCGGCCTGCGAGCCCGCGCCCGCGACCTTGCCCAGCTCGCTGAGCAGCGCGTCCACCTCGCGCACGGTCAGGGTCGGCTCGGCGGCCGGGGCGACCGGGCGGCTCAGCACCTTCCAGCCGACGCCGAGCCGGCCTTGCGGGAGCCGTCCGGCCAGGTACGGGATGACGATCGGGACGTCGTCCGCCTCGGCGTCCCGGAACAGTTCGGCGAGAAGTGCGATCTTCCGGGACCGCGCCGAGGTGGCGGCGACGTCCTGGGACACGTGTGCCAGCCGGGCAAGCAGCATGCAGCCATCGTGCACCGGAGGCGGCGGGTCCACACCCCGACTAACTTCCTATGGTCGCGTCGAGGTCGCTCATCAGCAGTTCCCCGTTGATCGTGGCCGCCGCCCGGTACCCGGCGCTCGCCGCGTTGATCACCTGCTCCGCGAAGCCGGCCGCGTTGCCCACGGCGTACACACCGGGCACGGTCGTCTGCCCGTTCCCGTCGACCACGGGGTAACTGCCGAAGGGCGTCTCCTGGAGCTCGGCTCCGAGCCGCTCCAGCAGGCCGTTCTGCGGGACGGCCCGGGGCGCGGTGAAGACGACCTCGCGTGCGTGCGTCGTGCCGTCCTCCAGCCGTACGGCCGTGAGCCGGTCGTCCGTCACGATCAGTTCGGCGACCTCGCCGGGCACCACGCCGACACCGGCCGCGGCCAGCCTGCGCAGATCGTCGTCCGAGAGCTCGGACTCGGCGACCGTGTGCAGGAAGAGCGTCACGTCCTTCGACCACTGGGAGACCATCAGCGCCTGGTGCACGCTGAGCAGAGTCGTGGCGAGCACGCCGAAGGCCTGGTCGCGGACCTCCCAGCCGTGGCAGTACGGGCAGTGCAGGACGTCCTTGCCGAAGCGCGCCGCGACACCGGGCACGTCCGGGAGCTCGTCCTTGAGGCCGGTCGCGACGACGAGGCGACGGGCCTTGAACACCCGCCCGCTCGCCAGCGTCACCGCGAAGCCCGGGGCGACCTCGACCACGCGATCCCGGACCAGCTCGACGCCGTACCCCTTGATCTCCTCGCGCCCGATCGCCAGGAACTCGGCGGGCGGCACGCCGTCCCGGGTGAGAAAGCCCTGCATGTGCGCGGCGGGCGTATTGCGTGGTTCGCCCGCGTCGACGACCAGGGTGTGGCGCCGGGCCCGGCCCAGGACCAGGGCGGCGGACAGGCCTGCCGCGCCGCCACCGACCACGATCACTTCGTATGTCTCGCCGTATGTCTCGGTCATGCCGCCACGGTCGCTCCGCGGGCGCGGGATTGACAAACAACTTTGCTGATTCTGCAATACGGGTATGAGTACCGACGACGTTCTCGCCGAAGTGGGTCCCAGGCTCAGGCGGCTGCGGAAGGACCGGGAGGTGACCCTCGCGGCGCTCTCGGAGACGACGGGCATCTCCGTGAGCACGCTCTCCCGGCTGGAGTCCGGTCTGCGCAAGCCCAGCCTGGAGCTGCTGCTGCCGATCGCCCAGGCCCACCAGGTGCCGCTCGACGAACTCGTCGGCGCCCCGCCGGTCGGCGATCCCCGGGTGCGGTCCGCACCGCTCGAACGGCACGGGCGCACCTTCTGGCCGCTCACCCGGCAGCCCGGCGGCCTGCAGGCCTTCAAGGTGCTGGTGCCGCGCCGCGAGGAGGAGCCGGAGCTGCGCACCCACGAGGGCTACGAGTGGCTGTACGTCCTGGCGGGGCGGCTGAGGGTGGTGCTGGGCGAGCACGACGTGGTGATGACGGCGGGCGAGGCGGCGGAGTTCGACACCCGGGTGCCGCACTGGTTCGGGTCGACGGGGGAGGGACCGGCGGAGTTCCTCAGTCTGTTCGGGCCGCAGGGGGAGCGGATGCACGTACGGGCGCGTCCCCGGAAGGCGTGAGCGGGCGTTCTCCCTCTCGTCGGGGACAACTGGACGATCACGCAGGTAGGTTCACCGGATGCACGAGATATCGCCCGGGGTCCACTCCGCGGCAGGGCAGGCCGCCCGGTGACCGATGTGACCCGTTCCCCCGTCGTCGGCACCCGTCCGACGACAGCGCCCCGCGACTGGCAGGCGCGCCTTCGCCGATTCGGGTACGCGGCCCGGCCGGGAACCGACCTCCGCGAACGTCTCGTTCCACGCTTTCCGAAGTCGTCGGTGTGGGACTGGCTGGGGCCGGTGCTGGTCGCCGTCCTGGCCGGGGCGATCCGCTTTTGGCACCTCGGCCGGCCGCGGGCCGTGATCTTCGACGAGACCTACTACGCCAAGGACGCCTGGTCCCTGCTGCGCCTCGGCTACGAGGGCAATTGGCCGGACCGGAAGATCGCCGATCCGCAGATCCTCGCCCACCCGCAGGTCGTCTCGCTCTCCGACACGGGGGCGTTCGTCGCGCACCCGCCGACGGGCAAGTGGGTGATCGCCCTCGGCGAGTGGATGTTCGGCCTCACCCCGTTCGGCTGGCGCTTCATGACGGCGGCCCTGGGCACCCTGTCGGTGCTCATGCTGTGCCGCATCGGACGCCGGCTGTTCCGTTCGACGCTGCTGGGCTGTCTGGCCGGCGTCTTCCTCGCGGTGGACGGTCTGCATGTGGTGATGAGCCGCACCGCCCTGCTGGACCTCGTCGTCATGTTCTTCGTCCTGGCGGCGTTCGGCTGCCTGCTGGTCGACCGGGACCACGCGCGGGGCCGGCTCGCGGCGGCCCTGCCGGTCGGCGAGGACGGCCGCGCGCGCCCGGACGAGCACACCGCCGACCACACCGGAACCGGACTGCGTCCCTGGCGACTCGCCGCCGGCGTCTTCCTGGGGCTGGCGGCCTCCTCCAAGTGGAACGGCCTGTACGTGCTGGTCTTCTTCGTGCTCCTGGCGGTGCTGTGGGATGTCGGCTCCCGCCGCGTGGCCGGGGCCAGTGACCCCTACCGGGCGGTGCTGCGCAAGGACCTCGGCCCGTCGGTCCTGTCCCTGGTCCCGGTCGCGTTGACGACCTATCTGGCGACCTGGACCGGCTGGTTCCTGTCCGACGACGGCTACGGACGCCACTGGGCCGACGGCCGCGGCGGCACCTGGTCATGGATCCCCGCCCCGCTCCGCAGCCTGTGGCACTACGAGTACCTGGTGTACGACTTCAACGTGGGGCTGCACACCCCGCACAAGTACCAGTCCAGCCCCTGGAGCTGGCTGGTCCAGGGCCGACCCGTGCTGTTCGACTACCAGTCGCCGAAACCCGGCCAGGACGGCTGCGCCACGTCGGTCGACTGCTCCCGGACCGTCCTCGCCCTCGGTACACCGCTGCTGTGGTGGGCGGCGTGCGGCGCCCTGCTCTATCTGCTCTTCCGCTGGGCGCTGCGCCGCGACTGGCGGGCCGGCGCCGTCCTGTGCGCGGTGGGCGCGGGATACCTGCCCTGGTTCCTGTACCAGGACCGTACGGCCTTCTCCTTCTATGCGGTGGTCTTCGTGCCGTATCTCTGCCTGGCCGTGGCGATGACGGTGGGCGCGATCCTGGGGCCCCCGGGGGCGGACCGCAGACGGCGCACCCAGGGCGCGGTGGCCGCGGGCGCCCTCGTCCTGCTCATCGCCTGGAACTTCATCTACTTCTTCCCGCTCTACACGGGGGAGACGATCCCGTACGCCGACTGGCACTCCAGGATGTGGCTGGACACCTGGATCTGAGGGCGAGCTTCCCTGATACGTTACGGAGCTTCTGCCGCCCGACGACAAGAGAACCAACCCCGTGACGACCGTCGCTTACCAAGGTGAACCCGGATCCAACTCGGCGACCGCCGCGCACACCCTGTACCCCGGGTGCGCCGAGCAGCCCTGCACGAGTTTCGAGCAGGCTCTGGACGCGGTGACGCTCGGCACCGCCGACCTCGCCGTGATCCCGGTGGACAACTCCGCGGCCGGTCGGGTGGCGGACGTCCACCATCTGCTGCCCGAGTC
Encoded proteins:
- a CDS encoding NAD(P)/FAD-dependent oxidoreductase gives rise to the protein MTETYGETYEVIVVGGGAAGLSAALVLGRARRHTLVVDAGEPRNTPAAHMQGFLTRDGVPPAEFLAIGREEIKGYGVELVRDRVVEVAPGFAVTLASGRVFKARRLVVATGLKDELPDVPGVAARFGKDVLHCPYCHGWEVRDQAFGVLATTLLSVHQALMVSQWSKDVTLFLHTVAESELSDDDLRRLAAAGVGVVPGEVAELIVTDDRLTAVRLEDGTTHAREVVFTAPRAVPQNGLLERLGAELQETPFGSYPVVDGNGQTTVPGVYAVGNAAGFAEQVINAASAGYRAAATINGELLMSDLDATIGS
- a CDS encoding helix-turn-helix domain-containing protein, whose product is MSTDDVLAEVGPRLRRLRKDREVTLAALSETTGISVSTLSRLESGLRKPSLELLLPIAQAHQVPLDELVGAPPVGDPRVRSAPLERHGRTFWPLTRQPGGLQAFKVLVPRREEEPELRTHEGYEWLYVLAGRLRVVLGEHDVVMTAGEAAEFDTRVPHWFGSTGEGPAEFLSLFGPQGERMHVRARPRKA
- a CDS encoding NUDIX domain-containing protein, whose translation is MKTSAGLLLFRHTDHGLEVLLGHMGGPFFARRDAGAWTVPKGEYEPDSESPWDAARREFQEELGLPPPDGEAVALGEVRQTNGKVVTAWAIEADLDPATVVPGLFSMEWPPKSGQTREFPELDRVEWCGLDRARAVIVKAQAAFLDRLAEHSA
- a CDS encoding dolichyl-phosphate-mannose--protein mannosyltransferase; translation: MTDVTRSPVVGTRPTTAPRDWQARLRRFGYAARPGTDLRERLVPRFPKSSVWDWLGPVLVAVLAGAIRFWHLGRPRAVIFDETYYAKDAWSLLRLGYEGNWPDRKIADPQILAHPQVVSLSDTGAFVAHPPTGKWVIALGEWMFGLTPFGWRFMTAALGTLSVLMLCRIGRRLFRSTLLGCLAGVFLAVDGLHVVMSRTALLDLVVMFFVLAAFGCLLVDRDHARGRLAAALPVGEDGRARPDEHTADHTGTGLRPWRLAAGVFLGLAASSKWNGLYVLVFFVLLAVLWDVGSRRVAGASDPYRAVLRKDLGPSVLSLVPVALTTYLATWTGWFLSDDGYGRHWADGRGGTWSWIPAPLRSLWHYEYLVYDFNVGLHTPHKYQSSPWSWLVQGRPVLFDYQSPKPGQDGCATSVDCSRTVLALGTPLLWWAACGALLYLLFRWALRRDWRAGAVLCAVGAGYLPWFLYQDRTAFSFYAVVFVPYLCLAVAMTVGAILGPPGADRRRRTQGAVAAGALVLLIAWNFIYFFPLYTGETIPYADWHSRMWLDTWI
- a CDS encoding ATP-dependent DNA ligase, whose protein sequence is MLLARLAHVSQDVAATSARSRKIALLAELFRDAEADDVPIVIPYLAGRLPQGRLGVGWKVLSRPVAPAAEPTLTVREVDALLSELGKVAGAGSQAERARLVGELLGAATEDEQRFLFGLISGEVRQGALDAVATEGLALATEAPPADVRRAVMLAGSLQTVAETLLTDGPSALDRFRLTVGRPVLPMLAHSASSVAEAVEKLGTCAVEEKLDGIRVQIHRDGDAVRLYTRTLDDITDRLPELTAAALGLRGERFILDGEVIAFDEDGRPRSFQETAGRVGSRVDVTTAAETVPVSPVFFDALSVDDRDLLDLPFAERHAELARLVPEPMRVRRTLVSGPQDLVAAEEFLAETLRRGHEGVVVKSLDASYSAGRRGASWLKVKPVHTLDLVVLAAEWGHGRRTGKLSNLHLGARTADGGFAMLGKTFKGMTDAMLTWQTERLQELAADSSGHVVTVRPELVVEIAYDGLQKSTRYPAGVTLRFARVVRYREDKRPEEADTVETLLAAHPEVRP